One Babesia bovis T2Bo chromosome 4 map unlocalized Chr4_1, whole genome shotgun sequence genomic window carries:
- a CDS encoding Nucleotidyltransferase domain family protein, protein MVIELCGKCVTPNWTKFLCCSLNTSKLGIVKPLLTQKLQRFVYVHTKRLTTTTRTNRSIKHQDEKIPDDCYTDHNIYPLNLIDDNRNKSWERAFIQLRRQKEGLLRKKDDCPDDPPSNGQDNIHSIASKQDDDHSMSDFERLTTPTMNNEQLKIISEQIVKLVESQLKERLNPKCSVCVFGSAINGLWTDASDLDICVQIPNVTSRSATIRNLRRIAFLLEPLAPARGFENRFTAKIPLLHWKNERPNKRAGHPIIQALKTSIDISVNNVLAISNSALIGTYVACDHRVRNLILAIKLWARARDLNDRSKGTLGSFALSIMAIHFLQRCNPPILVSIQDLAIADNEIPRYVSGIDVRFTTDLNRINEELQWLTKGERNKSNVIQLLQEFFYYFGWTFTKNTQTPICIRSVDFQYMDTQLTFPHRTTGFDMDEKFMHVDNPFEIGIDVANISFHQRNRLITEIRRAHKILKAGGKYQDILQD, encoded by the coding sequence ATGGTTATTGAACTATGCGgaaaatgtgtaacaccGAACTGGACAAAGTTTCTATGCTGCAGCCTCAACACATCCAAACTGGGTATAGTGAAACCTCTACTTACACAAAAGCTACAAAGGTTTGTATATGTGCATACCAAACGATTAACAACCACAACGAGAACAAACCGATCGATTAAACACCAAGATGAAAAGATACCAGACGACTGTTATACAGATCATAACATATACCCATTGAACTTAATAGATGATAATCGCAATAAAAGCTGGGAAAGAGCATTTATACAATTGAGAAGACAGAAAGAAGGATTATTAAGGAAAAAGGATGATTGCCCTGATGATCCACCATCTAATGGTCAAGATAATATCCATTCAATAGCATCTAAACAAGATGATGATCACTCAATGTCAGATTTCGAACGGCTGACCACGCCAACAATGAATAATGAACAGCTGAAAATAATTAGTGAACAAATAGTCAAGCTAGTGGAATCGCAATTAAAAGAAAGGTTAAATCCAAAGTGCTCAGTATGCGTATTTGGAAGCGCTATCAACGGACTGTGGACAGATGCAAGTGACCTTGATATATGTGTACAAATACCAAATGTTACATCAAGAAGCGCAACCATCAGAAATCTTAGAAGAATTGCATTTCTACTGGAACCGTTGGCACCGGCACGGGGGTTTGAAAATAGATTTACAGCCAAAATACCACTTTTGCACTGGAAAAATGAAAGACCAAATAAACGAGCGGGGCATCCTATTATACAAGCACTCAAGACGTCAATAGATATCTCAGTCAACAATGTCCTGGCAATATCAAATTCAGCACTTATAGGAACATATGTGGCATGTGATCACAGAGTGAGAAACCTAATACTGGCAATCAAACTATGGGCAAGAGCAAGAGATTTAAACGATAGATCGAAAGGTACACTGGGATCATTCGCATTGTCCATCATGGCAATACATTTCTTACAACGATGTAACCCACCAATACTAGTGTCAATACAAGATCTAGCTATTGCAGATAACGAAATACCGCGATATGTAAGCGGTATAGATGTTAGATTCACAACCGACCTAAATCGCATAAACGAAGAACTACAATGGTTAACAAAAGGTGAAAGAAATAAAAGTAACGTGATTCAATTATTGCAAGAGTTCTTCTACTATTTCGGGTGGACATTCACAAAAAACACACAAACACCCATATGTATACGTAGCGTAGACTTCCAGTACATGGATACACAACTCACATTCCCACACAGAACAACTGGGTTCGATATGGATGAGAAGTTTATGCATGTTGACAACCCATTTGAAATCGGTATCGATGTGGCGAACATATCGTTCCATCAGAGAAATAGACTCATAACTGAAATCAGACGCGCCCACAAAATACTCAAAGCAGGAGGAAAGTATCAAGATATACTACAAGATTAA
- a CDS encoding putative methionine aminopeptidase, which produces MSAARVCCGCGLDTESTLACPVCKSKGDIQIFCSQGCFGANWKSHSAKHKEDTSGSVSSGDLDLNDPHLRRFKNFKFTGELRPWPVTPQKRVPSHISCPDYALDGEPKSEVNLKNAGRIVVNTPEQIKLIRKASILGRKALDFAASLIAPGVTTDEIDTKVHDFIIQHNAYPSPLNYYGFPKSLCTSVNEVVCHGIPDKRPLKDGDIINIDISVYLNGVHSDLNATYFVGEVDEDSRRLVKGTYMALMEAIKQCKPGMYYREIGNIINKVADEYRLSVVRTYCGHGVGQDFHSLPNVPHYRNSKAIGILRPGHIFTIEPMLNLGTWRDCKWPDDWTAVTVDGKRSAQFEHTLLVTETGVEILTKPLGSSPPLQFDV; this is translated from the exons atgAGTGCGGCACGTGTCTGTTGCGGGTGTGGTTTGGATACTGAGAGTACCTTGGCTTGTCCTGTTTGCAAATCAAAGGGTGATATACAAATCTTTTGTTCACAAGGTTGTTTCGGTGCTAATTGGAAGTCCCACAGCGCCAAACAtaag GAGGATACATCTGGTTCTGTTTCCTCTGGCGATTTGGATCTTAATGACCCTCATTTAAG GCGTTTTAAGAATTTTAAATTTACTGGGGAATTACGTCCTTGGCCTGTTACTCCTCAGAAGCGTGTTCCATCTCATATATCATGTCCTGACTATGCATTGGATGGCGAGCCTAAATCGGAGGTGAACTTAAAGAATGCTGGTCGCATTGTGGTGAATACCCCTGAACAAATAAAG TTGATACGCAAGGCATCTATTTTAGGTCGCAAAGCATTGGATTTTGCTGCTAGTTTAATCGCTCCAGGTGTGACCACGGATGAAATAGATACTAAGGTTCACGATTTCATTATACAGCACAACGCTTATCCATCTCCTTTGAACTACTATGGTTTCCCCAAATCACTATGCAc ATCTGTTAACGAGGTTGTATGTCACGGGATACCAGACAAGAG ACCTCTTAAAGACGGCGATATAATCAATATCGACATATCTGTTTACTTGAATGGCGTTCATAGTGATTTGAATGCTACTTACTTTGTTGGTGAGGTTGATGAAGATTCTCGTCGTCTTGTAAAGGGCACATATATGGCTTTAATGGAGGCCATAAAGCAATGCAAGCCTGGGATGTACTATCGCGAGATTGgcaatataataaacaagGTTGCTGATGAATACAG GTTATCTGTGGTTCGTACTTACTGTGGTCATGGCGTGGGTCAAGATTTCCATTCGCTTCCTAATGTTCCACATTATCGCAACAGCAAGGCGATTGGCATTTTACGTCCTGGTCACATTTTTACTATCGAGCCAATGTTGAACCTCG GAACGTGGAGGGACTGCAAATGGCCAGATGATTGGACGGCTGTTACTGTGGATGGCAAGAGATCCGCTCAGTTTGAGCATACTTTATTAGTGACTGAAACAG GTGTTGAAATATTGACTAAACCTTTGGGTTCTTCACCACCTCTTCAATTTGATGTGTAG